tgcttttaCGTTTGTTTAACCACCTTCTAttcatctcatctcatctcatgGTCGCTATCTACCATATATAATTGCGAATTTCATTACATTTCTCCCTTTGCCggctaaaaaaaatagaaaattttttccacagaatggagaaaaagaaataaaacgGAAATAACAGTAGTTTCCGGGGACGGTTTTTAAACACCTGTACCTCTTTACATTCTTACATTTTgtgctatttttttttcgtttagATTTGTCTCTGATCCGAATGTGATTCGAGTAATGATGCTGACTAAGGAAACTTTTCACCCAAGGTTTGAGAGTAAAGCTTCTCTAGAGGATAGtttataaaaagaagaagttcaCAAGGAGCGACATTATACGTATTCTTTAGCAGTTGGTTTTATTGGAATCTTAAGTTGCAAGAAAAGTATATCAAATAACTAATTCAAGATGGCTAGAAGACCAGCTAGATGTTACAGATACCAAAAGAACAAGCCTTACCCAAAGTCTAGATACAACAGAGCTGTCCCAGACTCTAAGATCAGAATTTACGATTTGGGTAAGAAGAAGGCTACCGTCGATGAATTCCCATTGTGTGTCCATTTGGTCTCCAACGAATTGGAACAATTGTCTTCTGAAGCTTTGGAAGCCGCTCGTATTTGTGCCAACAAGTACATGACCACCGTTTCTGGTAGAGATGCTTTCCACTTAAGAGTTAGAGTCCATCCTTTCCACGTCTTGAGAATCAACAAAATGTTGTCCTGTGCCGGTGCGGATAGATTGCAACAAGGTATGAGAGGTGCTTGGGGTAAGCCTCACGGTTTGGCTGCTCGTGTTGACATTGGTCAAATTATCTTCTCTGTCAGAACCAAGGACAGCAACAAGGACGTTGTTGTTGAAGGTTTGAGAAGAGCCAGATACAAGTTCCCAGGTCAACAAAAGATCATTATGTCTAAGAAATGGGGTTTCACCAACTTGGACAGACCAGAAtacttgaagaagagagaAGCTGGTGAAGTCAAGGACGACGGTGCTTTCGTTAAGTTCTTGTCCAAGAAGGgttctttggaaaacaacATGAGAGAATTCCCAGAATACTTTGCTGCTCAAGCTTAAGTTATCGACATCTGAacaaactaaaaaaaaaaaatttttattttttaatgcTAGTCTATTAAACATTAAATATATCTATACATTATTGTAGTGCATATAGTTATGTGTTTTTTTAAGGTTTAACGTGTTGGGTAATACATCCTAAATTTAAGGAAGACTGTTGGATTCTGCAAgccatcaaaaaaaaaaaatgatcaGCAGCAAGAATCCAAAACTGTTGAAGGGGGAACGGACCAAAAAGGTAGTAACCAGTAACAGGGACCTGTACCGCTAATGTCATTCAGATTCTTGAAAAGGACACACCAATGTCTCCCCCGTCTCAACTGGCTTATGCCTATTAGACGGTATGCCAAGCAACCTCAATACGATGAAGCAGACATATTTGCcgaaaatataaatcaTGGCGCATATAAAGCCAAGAAAAGACTATCTAAAGAACATTTCCAATGGCCTGAGAAATCACCTGATCAGATTTCCAAGGAATCTGAACTTCAATGGGAAAGAATGGCTAAATTGTCTGCTGTTGGGCAGGGAATCCTTATCCTCTTCGTAGTAGGTGGGCTGGGAACGGCTTATTTGCGTTGGCCAGAACTAAAATCCTGGTGGTTGGTTAAGATGAATGGTGGTCGCATAAATGCAGTGCAAGAGCAAAACGGCCAAGATTCATTGGAGAAACTAATTAGACAAAAGGCCAAACATCTACTAAGAGAGATCCCTCAAGTTCCCACCTTCCAACTAGGAATAGATCATCCTGGCGTGTATATATGGGGAAGGTGTCATTCTAAGGACTCTTTGTTCCCGATCAGAGTGCCCAATTTGGATAACCGTAAATTTAGAGACATCTTGTTAGCTCCATCAGACGATTTCAACACTAATTTCGCACTTGACGAGAAAGGTGATCTGATATCGTGGGATGATTTGGGGCAAACAAAAACGTTATTACCGGATCAAGATCTAACTTCGATGAGGTACTCTAGTGACTACTTATATGCGCTAAATAAAAAGGGTGAAATTTTAGTCATACCGATCAGGACTCCGAATCTCATTGCGTCGAAGTTATCATCAAGAAGGTCGAAACTTTTACCATGGAAAACAAGACAAATATATGCTTGGAAGTTACCAACAAGCCAAGTTTTTAATGGTAAGAAGGGAGAAAACCGTGTAGTACAGTTTGACACTGGTAACCATCATCTGGTGCTGCTATCCAATTTAGGCAAGGCTTATTCGTGTGCCACGGGGAATGACCAAAAACAAGCTCAAGTATCCAGGGGACAATTTGGTATGCCAACACTCTCACAATTTGATGAGTTTCCTCCTAATAATGAACTATTTGAGATTGAATTACTaaataaattcaaatatGAAGGCGACGACGTTGTTCACAGaagagaaataaaaaaaatagcgTGCGGGTCCTACCATACGCTAGCAATAGACCAGCATGGTGAAATTTATGCCTTTGGGTGGAATAGATTTGGCCAATTGGCACTACCTATCTCTTATAATCTAGAAtatgtttcttttccaagGTCCGTAATGCACGCTTTTAAACCGCATTTCCCAGGTATGACCAACTGGAAATGTGTGGATATTCATTGTGATGATGAAACATCGTTTGTGACCATTCGTCAGCCCAAATCCAGTTCGAAGTCAGactatcattattttgcGTTTGGTAACGGACTTTTTGGTGAACTAGGTAACaatactttcaaaaactcgCAATACGATCcaataaaaatcaaagtGGATGACAAAAGACTGAAGAATTGGAGTTGCGGCTCTCACTGCGTGTTTAGTGAAacagaacaagaaaatgaggTGCTTGCTTGGGGTAATAACGATCATGGCCAGCTAGGtattggaaagaaaaccGTGAAATATGCCAAGCCGATGAACATTCCAGAGGTCCTGAAGCCAGGTCAGGATACAACAGACTTGGAGTCAATTTATAACAGCAGCCTACACTTAGCAAAGCACCAACGTGTCATCACTAACGGCATTAAGAGTTGTATATATTGGCAGGTGTGAGATAGGAAAATAATATGGAACTAAAGAAACGAGACTTTGCAATCTTTTCAACCCCTATTGACGATGCATGTATATATACGacttatttatttatatataaaatacgCGATTAGCTCTATCTTAACCATTTCAAGACATAATAAATACCTATGATTAGGAGAATTAGCGCAATCCAGAAAACCAGTTTATCCTTGAACACCCGCTTGTTAATAGAGGTGATAGTTTGTTCAGAAACACCCAGTGTTCTTAGGCCATTTGTCATTTGATCTTGTACCTTCGataaaattttgttttgttccACTATATTCTCAAATGATTGTTGACCCATTTCCAGTATGTAATCTAATTGAGCATTACCTCTTTCGAAAACAGATTGTTCCTTTTGCAACCCTTGATATAACGGTAGTCCCCCACCGTTGCTAGCGCCTTCTTTAACATTTGCACTCGTACCTCCAACGTTCCTTTTGCTCATTATGGTCTCTGATGTGCTAAAGGGGTTGTCTGAGTCCATAACAGGCGAGGTTCCTGAGCCAAACAACTGAGTTCTGGAATTAGATTCGTTGTACGATTGTTTCAGGCTTTTAAATTTGATATTAAAATCTTGCAGATCCTGTGTTAAAGTCGCTAGCCGATTAGCAAACTTAGGATCGATTTCTCCTGTGTTGGTGTCTTCTTTATATCTGTTTAAATGCTCTGCATATTGTTTAACCGTCTTCTCCAAAGAAACTAGAGTTGCAGAAATGGACCCTTGCAAAGAAATAGGTGCGGTCACagaattcttttcaaatctagCCAATTCCTGTTGAAGTTGgtttttctgtttcacAGCATGATTGTAAAGGGCGTTCTATTCCATTgtaatgatgaaaataccTTGTTAGTAACTCTTACTTCGCAATgctgaaaaagaaacgcaTCCGTCGATCACACATACCATTCCCGTCTCCCCCAAATCAATATATCTTAGTCACGATACTATCCGTACTACTGCCGTGTCTTCCTTCTCCATCAACAGCGTCGATCCTATCCATTATTAACCAgcatattgaaaatttcaatggCTGGCTCGTTGTTCGCGTCGCAGCTTTTGGCATTtataaaaagagagaagCATATAACGATAAAGATACAACTGCTGTAAATCAGTCAACGCTCAACCCAATTTTAACCCTAGAAGCAGGGACTACCACACGATCAATGACACCTTCCACCCCACCAAGGTCCAGAGGCACTAGGTATCTCACACAGCCCAGTGGCAATACTGGTTCCAATGGAATAATGCAACCTCAAAGGACCCCTCAAAAGCCTTCACAGAATCTGGTCCCTGTTACTCCTTCAACTACCAAGCCCTTCAAAAACGTGCCATTACTAGCACCTCCCAACGCAAACATGGGTATGGCCTCGCCATTTAATGGGCTCACTTCACCTCAACGCTCGCCGTTTCCGAAATCTTCAGTAAAGAGAACTCTATTTCAATTTGAAAGTCACGATAATGGAATAGTAAGGGAGGAGCAGGAACCATTCGACCATGTAAATAGAATACTGTTTCCAAGGCAGCAAGATGCAGATATaggtgaagatgaagatgaagatgaacaAGTTCTCCTCCCCCCCAGTAGGCCTACTTCTGCTAGGCAGCTACATTTCCCACTTGATAGAGGCCAACCTGATCAGGCGTATAGAAAGAAGATTATTAAAGACGTGCCTGGTACACCCAGCGACAAGGTGATAACGTTTGAGTTAGCCAAGAATTGGAACAACGATTCTCCGCGGAACGACTTCAGTAGTCAAGAGagtgaagacgaagaagatgacatcATCAAGCCAGTACAGGTGAACAAGAACCCCTTTGTATCGGATGAACTGATTACCCAGGAAATTAGAAATGAACGTAAAAGAGCGTTGTTAACGGAGAACCCTGATATAGAAGATGTTGTAACGTATGTCAATAAAAAGGGAGAAGTGGTAGAGAAACGAAAGTTAACAGAtgaggaaaaaagaagattcaaACCAAAAGCGTTATTTCAATCTGGGGATCGAGAGCATTAGAGAAATGACAAGGTATTTGGAGCGGTTTTATTCAATTTACTTACTCATTCTACATTTATTTGCAAAGGGGGGCATTAACATTAACATTCTACatattataatatatacaGGATATTCTATATTACGACATTAACAggatttttcaactttttcctttctacttttgttcttgttttcttccCTTCTGGATAGTGGTATACTTAACTATGCTATTTCGTCAAAGCGAGTTAGGGGAGAATGATCAAAAGACAGTCAGCTTCTCCTAAATAGCTTTGGGGGTGAAACTCCAGAACCAAAGCCAGAAACCATGCAAAGGAAGATGAACTACCACAACATTGGAGTGATATTGTTGTATTTTTGTATATGGATAGTGCAGGCAAAAGTAACACCGAAGGATGAATTGGTATTGAATAAAGGATACTCATTGCCAAACTTATTAGAAGTGAAAGATCCACAAAAGGAGCTCTCGAAATGGGTGTTAAGGGACAAAGCAAAACTAGAAGAAGGCAGGTTTGTTTTAACTCCGGGAAAGAGTACCAAAGGTTCACTTTGGTTAAAACCGGAATATAAAGTTCAGGGCGCTATAACAATAGAGTGGACATTTAGAAGTTTTGGGTTCAGAGGTAGTACAACGGGTGGCCTTGCGTTTTGGTTAAAGCAAGGAAATGCGGAAGATGGTACTGAGCTATTTGGTGGAAGTTCTGAGAAGTTTGATGGTCTAATGATACTTCTACGGTTAGATGACAAGTTGGGCGAGAGCGTGACAGCATACTTGAATGACGGGTCTAAAAACTTCGATTTTAAAAGCTCTCCGTATTTTGCGTCATGTTTATTTCAGTACCAAGATTCCATGGTTCCATCCACGCTGAGATTGACGTATAATGCGCTGGATAATCACCTTCTCAAGTTGCAAATGGACAATAGGGTGTGCTTTCAGACAAGGAAAGTTAAATTTATGGAAAACAGCCCACTTAGAATTGGGACAAGTGCTGTCAACGATGCCTCCAAAGAATCGTTCgagatattgaaaatgaggCTTTATGATGGGGTCATTGAGGATTCACTGATTCCCAACGTTAACCCCATGGGGCAACCTAAAGTGGTTACAAAAGTGATCAACTCACAAAGTGGTGAAGAGAGTTTCAAGGAAAGGTTGCCATTTTCTGAAAAGGGGGAAAGCATAACAAAGAACGAACTTTTTGAGAAGATAAATAAATTGGAAGGAAAAATCATGGCAAATGACATTAATCCATTACTCCTCAAAATGAACAAGATTGTGGAGAATGAACGCGAACTGATCCAGCGTTTGAGGCCAGTGCTAGATCTTGAGGAAGCAGAATACAGGTCGGGCGTAAATGACGATAAATTCCAAGACTTTTTATCGATGAATGCAAACCTGGACAAGTTGATAAAGGAACAAGACAGGACCCGACTAGAAATGAAACTGCATAGCGAACGTAACAACGGTCCCGATGAgatcttttcaaaggtaAGTCTATGGTTGGCCATATTGATTTTCATCATGATCACGCTAGCGTATTACATGTTTAGAATCAATCAAGACATCAAGAAAGTCAAGCTTCTATAGACCCTTGTGTCTTTCCGTTATTATGGTATGTGCTAtaagaaatatatcaaataCTTAAATACATAATTGCATATGTCTATGTTTTTTCTCTGGAacaaagtaaaaaaatagaaaaacaTATGCAGAACAGCTAAACATTAATCCTGCCTGCCAGTCTGTCGAAAAAAGGCTCCTTACAGTACAAGTTTCTCCACAACTGGCGTATATATCAATTCATTCGACACAGAATATGACTGTACTACGTCGGAGGGGGGGGGTTACGGATCAGAGGAGTTCTCCA
The nucleotide sequence above comes from Saccharomyces mikatae IFO 1815 strain IFO1815 genome assembly, chromosome: 12. Encoded proteins:
- the RPL10 gene encoding 60S ribosomal protein uL16 (similar to Saccharomyces cerevisiae RPL10 (YLR075W); ancestral locus Anc_8.10); this translates as MARRPARCYRYQKNKPYPKSRYNRAVPDSKIRIYDLGKKKATVDEFPLCVHLVSNELEQLSSEALEAARICANKYMTTVSGRDAFHLRVRVHPFHVLRINKMLSCAGADRLQQGMRGAWGKPHGLAARVDIGQIIFSVRTKDSNKDVVVEGLRRARYKFPGQQKIIMSKKWGFTNLDRPEYLKKREAGEVKDDGAFVKFLSKKGSLENNMREFPEYFAAQA
- the EMP46 gene encoding Emp46p (similar to Saccharomyces cerevisiae EMP47 (YFL048C) and EMP46 (YLR080W); ancestral locus Anc_8.2), with the translated sequence MQRKMNYHNIGVILLYFCIWIVQAKVTPKDELVLNKGYSLPNLLEVKDPQKELSKWVLRDKAKLEEGRFVLTPGKSTKGSLWLKPEYKVQGAITIEWTFRSFGFRGSTTGGLAFWLKQGNAEDGTELFGGSSEKFDGLMILLRLDDKLGESVTAYLNDGSKNFDFKSSPYFASCLFQYQDSMVPSTLRLTYNALDNHLLKLQMDNRVCFQTRKVKFMENSPLRIGTSAVNDASKESFEILKMRLYDGVIEDSLIPNVNPMGQPKVVTKVINSQSGEESFKERLPFSEKGESITKNELFEKINKLEGKIMANDINPLLLKMNKIVENERELIQRLRPVLDLEEAEYRSGVNDDKFQDFLSMNANLDKLIKEQDRTRLEMKLHSERNNGPDEIFSKVSLWLAILIFIMITLAYYMFRINQDIKKVKLL
- the BOS1 gene encoding Bos1p (similar to Saccharomyces cerevisiae BOS1 (YLR078C); ancestral locus Anc_8.6) — protein: MNALYNHAVKQKNQLQQELARFEKNSVTAPISLQGSISATLVSLEKTVKQYAEHLNRYKEDTNTGEIDPKFANRLATLTQDLQDFNIKFKSLKQSYNESNSRTQLFGSGTSPVMDSDNPFSTSETIMSKRNVGGTSANVKEGASNGGGLPLYQGLQKEQSVFERGNAQLDYILEMGQQSFENIVEQNKILSKVQDQMTNGLRTLGVSEQTITSINKRVFKDKLVFWIALILLIIGIYYVLKWLR
- the SIC1 gene encoding cyclin-dependent protein serine/threonine kinase inhibiting protein SIC1 (similar to Saccharomyces cerevisiae SIC1 (YLR079W); ancestral locus Anc_8.5), which encodes MTPSTPPRSRGTRYLTQPSGNTGSNGIMQPQRTPQKPSQNLVPVTPSTTKPFKNVPLLAPPNANMGMASPFNGLTSPQRSPFPKSSVKRTLFQFESHDNGIVREEQEPFDHVNRILFPRQQDADIGEDEDEDEQVLLPPSRPTSARQLHFPLDRGQPDQAYRKKIIKDVPGTPSDKVITFELAKNWNNDSPRNDFSSQESEDEEDDIIKPVQVNKNPFVSDELITQEIRNERKRALLTENPDIEDVVTYVNKKGEVVEKRKLTDEEKRRFKPKALFQSGDREH
- the FMP25 gene encoding Fmp25p (similar to Saccharomyces cerevisiae FMP25 (YLR077W); ancestral locus Anc_8.7), producing the protein MSFRFLKRTHQCLPRLNWLMPIRRYAKQPQYDEADIFAENINHGAYKAKKRLSKEHFQWPEKSPDQISKESELQWERMAKLSAVGQGILILFVVGGLGTAYLRWPELKSWWLVKMNGGRINAVQEQNGQDSLEKLIRQKAKHLLREIPQVPTFQLGIDHPGVYIWGRCHSKDSLFPIRVPNLDNRKFRDILLAPSDDFNTNFALDEKGDLISWDDLGQTKTLLPDQDLTSMRYSSDYLYALNKKGEILVIPIRTPNLIASKLSSRRSKLLPWKTRQIYAWKLPTSQVFNGKKGENRVVQFDTGNHHLVLLSNLGKAYSCATGNDQKQAQVSRGQFGMPTLSQFDEFPPNNELFEIELLNKFKYEGDDVVHRREIKKIACGSYHTLAIDQHGEIYAFGWNRFGQLALPISYNLEYVSFPRSVMHAFKPHFPGMTNWKCVDIHCDDETSFVTIRQPKSSSKSDYHYFAFGNGLFGELGNNTFKNSQYDPIKIKVDDKRLKNWSCGSHCVFSETEQENEVLAWGNNDHGQLGIGKKTVKYAKPMNIPEVLKPGQDTTDLESIYNSSLHLAKHQRVITNGIKSCIYWQV